DNA from Paraburkholderia sp. PGU19:
AGGCCGAGGTGACGCGCGGCGGCGTCGACACGCGCGAATTATCGTCGGCGACGATGATGAGCGCGCGCGTGCCAGGCCTGTATTTCATCGGCGAGGCCGTCGACGTGACAGGCTGGCTGGGCGGCTACAACTTCCAGTGGGCGTGGGCGTCGGGCGTGGCTGCCGGGCAGGCGGCAGCGGAATTCGCGGCTGTCGGGTAGGCCGTAAAAACGGGCGCTGACGCCCGTCAAATGGGGCTTGACACCTTTATGTGATTGTGGGAAACAACTGCTATACTTTCCAATCTTTGGCAAGCTCCGTTATTGAAAGATGACGACGATCCGCTTAAAAGAAAACGAGCCTTTTGAAGTCGCGATGCGCCGCTTCAAGCGCACGATAGAAAAGAACGGGCTGTTGACCGAACTTCGTGCGCGCGAGTTTTACGAGAAGCCGACATCCGAGCGCAAACGAAAGAAAGCAGCGGCAGTGAAGCGCCATTTCAAGCGCCTGCGCAGCCAGCAACTGCCCAAGAAGTTTTACTGATTCAACGTGAAGTCGCGGCGCTCGCCCGGTCTCTTGAGCGATAGCGAAAGCGGCGGCTCACACAAGGTGACGGCGCGGGAGCATGCCGGCGCTTGCGGTAACGGGCCGCGCATGTGGCCGCTGATGTGGCCACTCACGCTGGAAGGCGTGACAGGCCGCTTCGGTCCACGCTCCGCAAGGCCGTATCCAGGTGCACGGTTCACCGCGTATTTGGCACTAACCCGCTTGAGGAACGATCCCAAGCGGGTTTTTGCGCTCTGCGCCGCGTCTTCACCCGTATTTCAAACCCTCCACGCATTCAGGTGAACGATGAGTCTCAAAGTCCGAATCAACGACGACATGAAAGCAGCGATGCGCGCGCGCGAAACCGAGCGTCTCGGCACGATCCGTCTGCTGCTCGCTGCCATCAAGCAGCGTGAAGTCGACGATCGCGTGGAACTGGATGACGCCGCCGTGACAGCCGTCGTCGACAAGATGATCAAGCAGCGCAAGGACTCGATCGCCCAGTTCGAAACGGCCGGCCGCACCGATCTCGTCGACAAGGAAAAGGCCGAGCTGGACGTGCTAATTGCCTACATGCCCGCGCAGCTGTCGGACGCGGAAGTGGCAGCCGAAGTGCAGGCGGCCGTCGCGCAGGTCGGCGCCACCGGCCCGCAGGACATGGGCAAGGTGATGGGCGTGCTCAAGCCGAAGCTCGCCGGCAAGGCCGACATGACGGCCGTGTCCGCTCAGGTGAAGGCCGCGCTGTCGAAGTAAGCCCCGTGTCGTTTTCCGCTATGCGCGCGCCCCGTTCCGGTGCGGTGCGCATAGCCGGGTGCGATGCGCACCCTTGCCTCATCCTTTTTAAGGCCGCGTCTGCATTGTGATCCCGCATTCCTTTCTGCAAGACCTGCTGAACCGCGTCGATATCGTCGACGTGGTCGGCCGGTATGTGCAGCTCAAAAAAGGCGGCGCGAACTTCATGGGCCTCTGCCCGTTCCACAACGAGAAGAGCCCTTCGTTCACCGTTAGTCCGACTAAGCAGTTCTATCATTGTTTCGGCTGTGGCGCGCACGGCACGGCCATCGGCTTCCTGATGGAGCATGCGGGGCTTTCCTTTCCGGAAGCCGTCAACGAGCTGGCGCAATCCGTTGGCCTGACCGTGCCGCAAGAGCCTTCGCCGATGCGCGGCGGCGCGGGAGCCGGCGGCCCGGGCGGTAGCGAAGGCTATGCGCCCGCCGTCTCGAAGGCCGTGACGACGGCGCTCTCCGACGTGATGTCGACGGCCAGCGACTTCTACAAGGCGCAACTGCGCGGCGCGCCGAACGCCATCCAGTACCTGAAAAAGCGCGGCCTGACGGGCGAGATCGCCAAGCGCTTCGGCCTCGGCTACGCGCCCGACGGCTGGCAGAACCTCGAAACGGCATTCCCCAACTATCGGGACGATGCGCTCGTCGAGGCGGGCCTCGTGATCGTCAGCGAGAAGTCCGACGCCCAGGGTCAGAACCGCCGCTACGACCGTTTCCGCGAGCGCGTCATGTTCCCGATCCGCAACGTGAAAGGTCAGGTAATCGGATTTGGCGGACGCGTGCTGGACGGGGGCGAGCCCAAGTATTTGAATTCGCCCGAAACGCCTTTATTTAACAAAGGCAGCGAGCTGTACGGCCTGTTCGAGGCGCGGCTTGCGATCCGCGAACAGCGTTACGTGCTGGTCGTCGAAGGGTATATGGACGTGGTTGCGCTGGCCCAGTTGGGCTTCGAGAACGCGGTTGCGACGCTCGGCACAGCCTGTACGCCGATTCATGTGCAGAAACTGATGCGGCAGACGGATACGGTGGTGTTCAGCTTCGACGGTGATTCGGCCGGCCGGCGCGCCGCGCGCCGCGCGCTCGACGCCTGCCTGCCGCACGCCGCCGACAACCGCACCATCCGCTTCCTGTTCCTGCCGGCCGAGCACGATCCCGACAGCTATGTCCGCGAATTCGGCACGGATGCCTTCGCGGAGCAGGTGCGCCGCGCGATGCCGCTGTCGCAGTTCCTGTTGAATGAAGTGCTGGCGGGCAAGGAACTGGACCAGCCTGAAGGCCGGGCGCGGGCGCTGTTCGACGCCAAGCCGCTGTTGCAGATGCTGCCCGCCAACGCGTTGCGCGCGCAGATCATGCATATGTTCGCCGACCGGCTCGATGTGCCGTTCGAGGAAGTGGCCGCGTTATGCGAAGTCGACGCGCGGATCGCCGCCGTAGCACGCAGCGCGCCTGCCCGCAAAGACCGGCGCAGCGTGACGGGGATCGAGCAGCGGGCGCTGCGCAATCTGGTGATGCACCCGCGTATCGTCGCGGTGCTCGGTGAAGAGGAAGAGCAGGCGCTGCTCACAGTCACGCGGCACGGCGAACTGTTCGAGGAAGTGACGACGCATGCCCGTGGGCTAGGCGACACGGCCGAATTCCAGTTGCTGTCGGACCTGTTGCGAAACGGGGCTAACGCCCCCACCTTCGAGGAAATCTTCCGGGAAATTCTGGACTATGATGAAAACGTTCGGGATCTGCTGTTGAAGAATCCCGAAGACGCGACGGTGGCCGAGGAGCGCCGGGAACACGAGCGCCTCGCCGGGGAAGAGTTGAAAGCGGCCATTCTGAAGATGCGTTATGACGCTTATAGCGAGCGGCTGGATCAATTGTCGCGTCAGTCGAGGCACACCCCGGAGGAGTTGCTGGAGTATCAGGAATTGAGCAGGACGTGCGCTGACATGAAGCGTCAGCGCGGGCAGTGAAAGGGAAGCGCTGAAAGGCCGAATGCTATAATTAAAAGATTTCAGCGGTTTTGTTTTTCTCCAGGCAAAGGCGATATAAGGCGATTGCAATGGTAAAGACTACAGGCGGAAAAAAGGCGACAGGCAGCGGCTCGGACGAGCCGAAAACGACCACCAGGGTCAGCGCAGCCAGGTCGGCTCCTTCCGCCCCGAAAAGGTCTGCCGAAACCGCTGCTACGCCGGTTGCCCGGAAACAAGCCTCGACCGCGCGAGCGGCATCGGTGACATCGAAGTCGGTGGCGTCGGTCGCGAAGCGGCAGGGAGTCAGCAGCGAAAGGGAAGCGGATGTCGCGCAGGACGATGCG
Protein-coding regions in this window:
- the rpsU gene encoding 30S ribosomal protein S21, whose amino-acid sequence is MTTIRLKENEPFEVAMRRFKRTIEKNGLLTELRAREFYEKPTSERKRKKAAAVKRHFKRLRSQQLPKKFY
- a CDS encoding GatB/YqeY domain-containing protein, which produces MSLKVRINDDMKAAMRARETERLGTIRLLLAAIKQREVDDRVELDDAAVTAVVDKMIKQRKDSIAQFETAGRTDLVDKEKAELDVLIAYMPAQLSDAEVAAEVQAAVAQVGATGPQDMGKVMGVLKPKLAGKADMTAVSAQVKAALSK
- the dnaG gene encoding DNA primase; translation: MIPHSFLQDLLNRVDIVDVVGRYVQLKKGGANFMGLCPFHNEKSPSFTVSPTKQFYHCFGCGAHGTAIGFLMEHAGLSFPEAVNELAQSVGLTVPQEPSPMRGGAGAGGPGGSEGYAPAVSKAVTTALSDVMSTASDFYKAQLRGAPNAIQYLKKRGLTGEIAKRFGLGYAPDGWQNLETAFPNYRDDALVEAGLVIVSEKSDAQGQNRRYDRFRERVMFPIRNVKGQVIGFGGRVLDGGEPKYLNSPETPLFNKGSELYGLFEARLAIREQRYVLVVEGYMDVVALAQLGFENAVATLGTACTPIHVQKLMRQTDTVVFSFDGDSAGRRAARRALDACLPHAADNRTIRFLFLPAEHDPDSYVREFGTDAFAEQVRRAMPLSQFLLNEVLAGKELDQPEGRARALFDAKPLLQMLPANALRAQIMHMFADRLDVPFEEVAALCEVDARIAAVARSAPARKDRRSVTGIEQRALRNLVMHPRIVAVLGEEEEQALLTVTRHGELFEEVTTHARGLGDTAEFQLLSDLLRNGANAPTFEEIFREILDYDENVRDLLLKNPEDATVAEERREHERLAGEELKAAILKMRYDAYSERLDQLSRQSRHTPEELLEYQELSRTCADMKRQRGQ
- a CDS encoding RNA polymerase subunit sigma, giving the protein MDTKDSRGAASSCATSASLSLLTPCRFATDATDFDVTDAARAVEACFRATGVAAVSADLFGAEGADLAALTLVVVFGSSEPLPVAFFPPVVFTIAIALYRLCLEKNKTAEIF